The Gopherus flavomarginatus isolate rGopFla2 chromosome 16, rGopFla2.mat.asm, whole genome shotgun sequence genomic sequence CCGGTCAAGCCCATGGGGCCTGGGGGTCCCTTCATGGAGAGCTGGAAGAGAAGGAGCCAGGTGAGGCTGGGGCAGAGACGGGGCCCGGGGGCGAGCGAGGGGGCCTGAGTGCGGATCCTGGCACGGGCGCAAGGCCTGGCCTTACCTTGGCCTGCTGCAGGACAGCCTGCGCCTGGGCCTCCTGGAACGACACCGTGGGGCCCTTGGGTGAGTCGCCGCCGAACTGGAACTAGGGGGGGAACAAGGCAGCGCCCAGGTCAGCGACagggtggggagcagctgggccCCCCCGCCGGGAcaccaaccccctgaccccaccccccacagagcagggaacagccctgccccccccggcctgcacaccagccccccgcccccccagagagaACAGGGAATGGCCCGCTCCCCAGCACCTGGGCACCAGGCCCCCCAGCCCTACCCAGACTGCCCCCCTCGATGGACAACagcaccccacaaccccccagccccgcacagcccacgGGGACACCCCCCACCTACCGGCAGCATGATCATGGTCCCCGGAGGCCCCTGGCCCCCGGCCGCTCCCGGCAGCCCCGGCCGCCCCGCAGCGccctgtgggggaggagaggagccccccATCAATCAGCAGGCGGTGCAGGCAGGGACTCGCAGCCCCTACGGCGGGGAGCATGCCGGCCATtcctcagcccccccgccccccgcggctCTGCAGCCTCCAACAGGCCCCCTCCCCCGGCGCCGCGGCTGCTTACCTGCTCGCCAGGGTCCCCCGGCAGCCCTGCCGGCCCCACCGGTCCTGGGGGGCCCATCTCCCCCTGCGAGAGACACAGAGGAACCTCAGTCGCTGCAGAGCCCCAGCAACCCCCTGCTCCCGCCAGCCCGTTCCCCCCGGTTCCCGCTCCCCCCACGCCTGGTCCTTACCGCTGGACCCGGGGCTCCCGGTGGCCCGTCGAATCGCCGGCCCTAGGAGGGGAAGAACCAGTTAGGGCAGCGCGTCCCGACCCCGACTGGGGATCCGGCCCCTTACACAGCCCCAGCGCCCGGCAGGATCGAACCCACGATCCCTGGAGCAGGgcgagcccccagcccccctgctgccccacccagctccccagGGCCAGTCAGCTGGACGGGACCCATGGGGGGCCTCATGGGATGGGCTGAGCCCCCCACAGCCTGGTTCCCTTTAGCCAGGGCCCCCCGCACAGCCCGACCTGGCCAGGGGCCCGGCTGGCTTGGCTGCAGGACGAGGGACCCTGGGGCGGGTTCCCCCAGGTCACAGGCCCACCGGCCGCGCTGGTACTCACGGGCTCGATGGCAGCCGGCTCCCCTTTCTCCCCCTTCTGGCCAGGTTCCTGCAAGGGACGCACGGGGCAGGGTGACACCGGCAGCAAACTGTCCCAGCCCCCCACGCCCGGCCACTGCAACCCCCCCACCGGCCTCCCAAGCCTGCACCACAGGCCAGGCTTGCCCccgccacccccctgcccccacccgcaGGCCTGGCTCTGGGGCCAGCGACTGATTACGAGAGGCCCCAGGGAGAAACCCAGATGGCCGGGGCCCCATCCCCCGATTCCCGCCcgctccccagcaccccccagcacccccgtCTCCACTAGTGCCCTGTGCCCACCGATGCCCCATGCCCCCTGGTGCCTGTCCCCCTGGCACCCGTCCCCCCATTCCCGCCCGCTCCCCATCTCCACCAGTGCCCTGTGCCCACCGATGCCCCATCCCCCTGGTGCCTGTCCCCCTGGCGCCCATCCCCCCTATTTCCACCCGCTCCCCGTCTCCACCAGTGCCCTGGGCCCATCGGTGCCCCATCCCCATTGGTGCCCTGTCCCCCCGGCACCCGTCCCCCCCATTCCCGCCCGCTCCCCGTCTCCACCAGTGCCCTGTGCCCACCAACGCCCCATCCTCCCTGGTGCTCCATCCCCCCTGGTGCCCTGTCCCCCTGGCGCCCgtcccccccattcccacccgcTCCCCGTCTCCACTAGTGCCCTATCCCCCCTGGTTCCTGTCCCCCTGGCACCCGTCCCCCCATTCCTGCCCACTCCCTGTCTCCACCAGTGCCCTGAGCCCACCAACGCCCCATCCTCCCTGGTGCTCCATCCCCCCTGGTGCCCgtcccccacattcccacccgcTCCCCGTCTCCACCAGTGCCCTATCCCCCCTGGTGCCTGTCCCCCTGGCACCCGTCCCCCCATTCCTGCCCACTCCCTGTCTCCACCAGTGCCCTGGGCCCACCAACGCCCCATCCCCCCTGGTGCTCCATCCCCCCTGGTGCCCgtcccccacattcccacccgcTCCCCGTCTCCACCAGTGCCCTATCCCCCCTGGTGCCTGTCCCCCTGGCACCCGTCCCCCCATTCCTGCCCACTCCCTGTCTCCACCAGTGCCCTGAGCCCACCAACGCCCCATCCTCCCTGGTGCTCCATCCCCCCTGGTGCCCTGTCCCCCTGGCGCCCgtcccccacattcccacccgcTCCCCGTCTCCACCAGTGCCCTATCCCCCCTGGTGCCTGTCCCCTTGGCACCCGTCCCCCCATTCCTGCCCACTCCCTGTCTCCACCAGTGCCCTGGGCCCACCAACGCCCCATCCCCCCTGGTGCCCTGTCCCCCCGGCACCCATCCCCCCCATTCCTGCCCACTCCCTGTCTCCACCAGTGCCCTGGGCCCACTGATGCCCCATCCCCCTGGTGCCCTGTCCCCCTGGCGCCCatcccccccattcccacctgctCCCCATCTCCACCAGTGCCCTGGGCCCACTGATGCCCCATCCCCCTGGTGCCCTGTCCCCCTGGCGCCCATCCCCCCTATTTCCACCCGCTCCCCATCTCCACCAGTGCCCTGTGCCCACCAACGCTCCATCCCCCCTGGTGCCCCATCCCCCCTGGTGCCTgtcccccccattcccacccgcTCCCCGTCTCCACCAGTGCCCTGGGCCCATCGGTGCCCCATCCCCATTGGTGCCCTGTCCCCCCGGCACCCATCCCCCCCATTCCCGCCCGCTCCCCGTCTCCACCAGTGCCCTGTGCCCACCGGTGCCCCATCCCCCCTGGTGCCCTGTCCCCCTGGCACCCGTCCCCCCCATTCCTGCCAACTCCCTGTCTCCACCAGTGCCCTGGGCCCACCGGTGCCCCATCCCCATTGGTGCCCTGTCCTCCCGGCACCCGTCCCCCCCATTCCCGCCTGCTCCCCATCTCCACCAGTGCCCTGAGCCCACTGATGCCCCATCCCCCTGGTGCCCTGTCCCCCTGGTGCCTgtcccccccattcccacccgcTCCCCGTCTCCACCAGTGCCCTGTGCCCACCGGTGCCCTATCCCCCCTGGTGCCCCATCCCCCCTGGTGCCTGTCCCCCTGGCACCCgtcccccccattcccacccgcTCCTCGTCTCCACCAGTGCCCTGTGCCCACCGATGCCCCATCCCCCTTGGTGCCCTGTCCACCTGGCGCCTGTCCCCCACATTCCTGCCCACTCCCCGTCTCCACCAGTGCCCTGTGCCCACCGATGCCCCATCCCCCCGGTGCCCTGTCCCCCTGGTGCCCATCCCCCCCCAATCCCGCCCGTGCCCTGTCCCGCTCGTACCCGGGTGGCCTGGCGCAGGGTTTCCCGTCGCTCGGCAGGGTCGTAGCGCTCCTGGCTGGTGTCATGGCCCGGGGGCTCCCCGTCGTTGTATTCCTCATACTCCCTGAGGGTGTAGTCGGGGGGTTCGGTGCTGTTGGCCCCAGGGTCCCCGTCCACCCAGATCCTGTGCTCCTCTCCCAGGTCCTGCAGACGAGGGCAGGAGCCAGGGTCACTGGCGTTTGCGGGGGGTGACAGCTGTGTGCCCCACTGcatccctccagccccctcccccggccgcGGTACCTCGTAGGCCTCGGGCAGGTTCAGACTGATGGTCACGGTGCTGGCAGGGGCAGTCCCAGGCAGAGGGGTGACGTGCTCCTCCCCAGATGGGGTCACCTCCAATGCAGAGGCTGTTTGGGTCGGGGCCTCCTCAAGGGGCAGTGGAGAGAAAACGGGGCATTAGGGGAGAAAGGTCAGTGCCCAGGACAGCCCCACCCTGGCATGCTGGGGGGGACTGGCAGGGTGGCAGCaagggaggctggctggagggcagctggggggggcagcCAAGGGAGTAGCTGGGGGAcagtgggctgggggggcagagagggggtggctggaggcagcgagggggcagctggagggcagttgggggggtagtgagggggtggctggggggcaggggcacctCCTGCTGTGGGGAGCGTTGTACCCACCCAGGTGCTGTGGGGCCtggtcccagctccccccagcactgAGTCCTGTGCTGACCCGGGCGCAAGCAGCAAGTGATCCAACCGGGGGGTTGTCATGGACTCCCTGGTCGTGCCCACTCGTGTCCCTGTGTGGTCCGTGGGGGGAACCCCCTTTggtgtgacagcccttctcgggggggccactctctctcggggtcaggcccctccacctctctgagcctcagcacgtctgtctctgcagtgggccccctcagggagatCACGCGCTCTGGGCCCCCAGGGCCTTTCCCATCCCCTCTGCGTACAAACCTTGGAAAAACCAAGAAAACCCCCCGCTTGGTCACAGGCCTTGTCACGGAGTGGGGGGgactcagggccctgcaccctcttcctgggattccccgggactcagccagccagtaacacagaaggtttattgggcagtaggaacgcaggttacagcagacCTTGGAggtacagccaggacccctcagtcaggtccttctgggggggcagggagcttagaccccagcctggggttccctgcgttgcacccccagcccaaactgaaactaaaaatccctccagcccctctcttccccctcccctctcccctgtccTTCGTTCAGTCTCCCGCAGGTGTGAattctcccagcccccctcctggcGCCGGTTACAGCTCAGGGAGATTTACTCTCATCCCCAACGTAACCTCCCTGCAACAGTCCCAGGTCAATCCGCCTGCTCCCTGCTTGGCACAGGCCTGCAGCAGCCAAGGGCTCCAGGAGCCAGGGAAGGAATCGCCCCCCCCGCCCACCTCCCAGCCAAGCGTGACTCACGgctccactcctgccctgccccacatccgCCAGCTGCAGCCTTGGCCCCACTCCTGGGGGCCTCGCTCCCCGTCCCAGCCCTCCGCCCTCCCCCGCAGGTTTCTAGGGAAGCCAGGAGCGAGCCAGGCCGGGGATGGAGCGGGAAGCGGGGCTGGATCTGTCCCAGGACTCCCGGCTACCCTGACTCCCCACGCTACCCCCCGGGCTGAGggtccccctgcccagggctcgGCCGGGGGCTCACGGCCCGAGTGCAGCTCCAGGGAGCACAGAGGCTGAACTGTCTCCTGGAGCAGGGTCTGGGCCTAGAGGCGGCTGCGGTGCCTAGCGGGAGGGGCCTGGGCCGGAGGGGGAgatggagcgggggtgggggaggtggctaAAGTGTTGGGGGGGTgtaaggaggggaggagggggtggatggacagacacacagacgGACGCACTGAAGGACAGGCAGACGGACACAAGGATGCACGGACGGATTCACAGGTGGACGCACGGAAGGATGGACAGACGGACACACGGATGGACGGACGGACGCACGCACGgaaggacagatggatggatagacgCATGAAAGGACAGACAGACGCATAGAtggatctctctctcctctcGCCCACCCCCCTTGCCACTGGCTGCGGCTCTGGGTTCTCCGGGGCGGGCGAGGGGGCACCGCGGGGAACGGGCCCTGGCACAGGACTCCCCACAGGCCGTGGCTCTGGGTTCTCCGGGGCGGGCGAGGGGGCACCGCGGGGAACGGGCCCTGGCACAGGACTCCCCACAGGCCGTGGCTCTGGGTTCTCCGGGGCGGGCGAGGGGGCACCGCGGGGAACGGGCCCTGGCACAGGACTCCCCACAGGCTGCGGCTCTGGGTTCTCCGGCGCGGGCGAGGGGGCACCGCGGGGAACGGGCCCTGGCACAGGGCTCCTCACAGGCTTGCGCCCGGGAAGGGCTGCACTGGGGGTGCCACGCGCGGCTGCAGGGGGGCACTCGGCTGGGCGCTCCTGGCCCCGGGGCGGGGGCCGCGAATCAGCGGCTCCGCTGGGCCGGGGGGCGCGTGTGTGGCCGGGGACGCAGGTGAGGCAGAGCTGGGTTAGCCGGCAGCAGGGTTCGGCACAGGCAGCGGCGGGTTAGTCCCTCTCTACCTGGCCTGGCCCCGTGGTGGGCGCGGTGTCCGGCTGCTCCGCCTGCTCCTTGTTCCTCTTCCTCTTGCCTTTGCCCCTGCGTTTGCCCTTCCTGCCCTTCCTCCGGGCGGGGGCAGCCGTGGGCTCCGGCCCGCTCTGCTCAGGGCAGGACGGGGGTGACCGGAGAAcggggagagacagagaggggCATGAGAGAGCCGCAGGCTGGCGTGGGGAACCCCGCGCTGGCACTGGGGGGGCGAGAGCCCGGGCGTCTGGCACCGTCTGTCCCCGTCCGCCCAAAGTGCTCTCGAGGGCCGGCTGTGGGGCCTGATCGGGCCCGGCTTGGACgcgttgggggcagggggctcccaTGCCaagctgggcaaggggcagcagaGGACTCATCTCACAGGGGAGCGAGATgcgtggggcgggggcaggacccCGCTGCCCAGGACACACAGGGCTGCTCTGTCAGGGCGGGGTCGGCTGCCCCAGGGGTGCGTTCCCAGGCCCCATCCGTGACTCATCCCGAGCCCGGATGGAGACGCCCCCAGCCGCAATGCAGGCTCTGGCCGTGCCAAGCCCAGCTGGGCATCTCCTGGCAGCTGTGGGCGCACCTGGCCTCCTGGAGCCGGGCCGAGCCCACggcatggggtgggggcaccTACCTCCTCGGGGTACAGGCCCAGCAGGCCGTTGGGCAGCGGCACGTCGCACCCCGGCATGAAGGTCTCGCAGTagtgcagggctgcccgggggtctGGAGAGATCAGCAGCTGCTGGACATCGccctggggggttggggaggagacgAAATGGGCTGAGTAGGGGCTGAGGCATTGCGGGGTGAGCCCGTGGTGGGGGCAGTCTCCGAGtccttcccccccagcccagcttgCCGGCCTTCCTGGGCCTGGGCCAGGGCCAGCCCCACGGCTGCAGCTGCGAGGAGCTGGCTGGGACCTGGCcaggccggggctgggggagcgggCAGGTGTTTCCGAGCGCCTAGCGTgacggggctggcagggggcccgGGCGCTGCTGGGACCCGCACAGGCCAAGAGCCGCACCCCCCAGGGCCTCGCTGTCGGCTCATTAGAGCCTCGCCGTGGGGAGCAGGTGGGGTGGGCCTGGGGACAGGGGGAAGAGGGGTCGCCCTGCCAGGGGGATGGGCACGGCCTGCGGGCGGGGATCTGTGAACAGAAGTGCACAGGCGCATGTAACCAGTACCAACCCCCTCTCAGGCCCCCATGTACCCAGACACCCCCAGAGCCAAATGGGACCCatgctcaccccccagccccctcactcCTGGTCACTGGCCCCACAGCTCCGGGGAGAGACGCATCCCTCACGCacactggctgcaggcagccccccaaccctgcctGGCTTCCACTGCTCAGCTCCCCGTGGAGCCCCCAGTCGCCGTGTGGGGCTCGgccacagccctggggcagccctgcCAGGAGTGGGGAGCCGAGCGCACATTCCTGGTGGGGGTGTGGGAACTGGGACCAGATGGGCAGACGGGGGCGCGCTGGGAACATTCCTCCCAGCACGGCCGCCCCCACGTTCCCAGGGAGATCAGCTTCACCGGCCGGGCACAGCCAGCGACCCCGGCCAGCACGGGGCATCTGGGACTAGCCAGAGGGGGACCCTCGGGGTCAGCCCAGgtcaccctgctccccagcccctctggccagCTGGAGCCGCCAGCCCTTGGGGGTGGCACTGGGGACCCTGCGGGGGGGCATGGCAGCGGGCGGCCCGGGATCTGGGGCAGAGCCCAGGAAGCCGGCTGTGAGCTgcggcccggcccagcccctctccagccctgccctggggagccctcaggggcccagctccaggaCAAGCGCAgccttgttctcagccacccccagcccagctccccggCATCAATGGGGCCCTTCTCCGCGGCCCCTGACATTTGCCGCTGGCAGTCGCAGTCGGCAGGAATGTGGGGGGCGGCAGGGCCTGGGGGCTGCGGCTCCTGGCTCCTCGGGGTGCTGAGGGGAGCAGGCtacacagcccccacccagccccaaggcCCTGACCCCCGCATGGGGGGCTGGATAGGGCCCCCCTGCACTGGGCTGAATGGGGCCCTGCCCGCAACTCCAGCCCCCCGGGGGAGGCGGGATTGTGCAGACACAGCTGGGGGGTCCCGGAGCCAAGGCCGGGGCTCTCCACGCCAGGCAGCCCCCAGAGTGCCAGGATCTGGCAGACCAAGGGGGGCTCCGGCCTCTCACTACAGCAGGCCTGGCCTGACCCACGCAGCCCCCCGGCACCAGGACAAAGGGCCGGCACGCACGCCAGgggctcctcacagcccccccacagcctgtccccgacctggctgggagctgccaggCTGCACAGAGCACTTGAccccgggccctgcccccagggccccccccagAGCCATTCACACCCCCCGGCGCAGCCCCACCTGGAACACCTCCTCGTCCAGCAGCCGGGTCCCCAGCAGGGTGACGCCTGCAGTGCTGACGATGGGCCGGGGCCCACGCTCCAGAGGCAGCGTCAGGGGCGCCTGGCAATCCACCAGCAGCGACACGTTGGTGCCCTCCACGCTCAGTGCCACACGGTGCCACCTGCGGGGGGCATCAGTGTCACAGGGacaggctgggagcccggacgcctgggttctctccccagctcagggaggggagaggggttagagtaggggggctgggagcctggacacctgggttctctccccagctccaccctAAGTTGCTCAGGGACCATGTGGGTGGTCgccccagctggcagcagggacAGCGGGCGTCCCTCCCAGCCATGCccgtgtgacgaactgggaatgttcttaatgtttcccctGAATACGGTCTTGGTGCCTCactgtccccatggcagttcttaagtatctggcagagcaaaggcccagtgcccctaaatgcctgaccctctgtctcctagcaactgatggtctgggccccccctctgcaaaggtgccagctgaaggtgttggagacaaagagatcaggtgacctcctggcctgggaaaggggctgagcagagaggaggggctggagggggttgttagtctggagctggctggggacgaggagtgaagtgcagatgtgggggtctggctcactgccccccagaatggacccggccgaggggtccggttcgctgtacctacaagctctgttttagaccctgttcctgccatccgataaacctctgtgttactggctggctgagaatcacgtctgactgcacagtgggggggcaggaccctgtggcccccccaggaccccgctggggcgggctcactgtgggaagcgcacggaggggcagaggatgctgaatgctccaaggagaggcccaggaggtgaagacgtgtgagcttctcgccctgaacaagtctgctccaagggagaggaggctccccaaagtcctgcctggctttgtggggagcagttccagagcatcgcccggggactccgtgacagcccGTCTCTCCAGcgcctgggctgggggcagctcaCCCGGCCCTGTCCCCACGCCCGCCCCAGCTGGCCGGGAGGGGCTGCCCGGTCCCAGCACTCACTTGCCGTCGGCCAGGCTGACCCTGCTGAAGAGCGGGTATCTCTCCGGCGCCGGCTGCCCGACCTGGTCCTCGTAAAGAAAGACGGGCGAGCGGCCGATCTCCACGCCCAGCTGCTGCACCCCGCGCTCGTCGTACAGCGACAGCAGGAAGGCCTGGCTGCCCCGCTGGGCCCGCAGTGTCGCCAGGATGGAGAAATCCTCGGGGAAGTGGCCATCTGGGGTGGAAACCAGGCGTCGGGCTGAGCCCTAGCCCCATGGCCAGTGCCCGCCTGTACCCAGAacctccctgcctggagcctcTCCGCAGCCAGCACACCCAGGTCTACGTCCACCCCACAGAACAGCCCTATAGCCCCTCTGCCCACAGCCGCTGCCGCTcagccccaccccgcagcccctCTGCCTACAGCCAGtgccccacagccagtgcccctcagcccctctgcccattgccagtgcccctctgtactgccccacagccccacctcgCAGCCCCTCTGCCtacagccagtgcccctcagccccagcgccccacagccagcacccctcAGGTCCCCCCTccacagccagcaccccacagccccacctcgCAGCCCCTCTGCCtacagccagtgcccctcagcctcagcaccccacagccagcaccccacaGCCCCTACCTGGGAAGAGCTGACGGGTGGGGGCGCTGAGCTGGGTGCTGTTCTCCAGGCGGAAGGCGAAGTCGCTCTCCTCGGCCCCACGACGCGGGGTGCAGATCCCGGCCGCAATGGAGACACCGTCCCTGCCATCCTGCACCCCCAGGGCCCGCAGCACATCGACTGGCTCGGCTATGAAGCAAGGGGGAGGCAGGGTCACAGCCCAGGGTCGCCCTCCGCCCCCGGGTCATCCCCCGCACCCCCATACACTCAGCtggtctcagtctggactcatgTCAGGCCCTGCACAatcagctcccagcatgccttgcTCACCCAGCCTGGGGTGAgtcccccacccagtgcctcagtttcccccatgctgggggtgctgccaagGCCCTGGGACCAGCCTGGAGGCAGGCAGCTGTGTGGCCATGACACCTCCATCCCCATCCTATGGCCATGATTCCTTCCCTTCATTTCTGCGCCCTCACCTGGCATCAGCGCTCGGGCCAGGACtctgccctggggaaccagccGGGCCAGGCAGGCTCTGCTGGGGCCTGTCTCCCCATGGAGcatggagctgccctgcccccatctctctgGGGGGCTATGGCTGCTCTGAGACAcagtggggcagtgagggggcaagCGACACCTGGGGacgccctccctgcccccttcccagtcccactccccccaacaggacagagcagaggggctgggtgaGAGCAGCCCCCCCTCCCATTTCCCACAGACTCCTGGGCCGGGACggggaccccacccccagcaatgGGATCACGCCCCCCCCAACACCTCGCAGCATCCATCCGCAGACCCGGTACCTCAGGGGTTAATCTCAGAGCagcgggtggggggagacactggAATTGGGGGGGGCGGATTTGCATCAGAGACAGAGAGTGGCCCCCGCTGCCCTGaggcagccccacccctccccactcgCCTGGCGGAGGGGCCTGTCTGgacaggctgtgggggaggggagccgggGGAGGGGCGCCTGCTGCGGGGGCGCGGGGGGGGCAGGTTCTCTGCTAAGGAACCagtgagccagccagccagccagacgGGGTGGGACGCCTGGCGCGTGGGTCAGACCCACCGAATGGGGCCGGGGTGGCTCTGTGAGCGAGGGGAGCCAGCGCCCCACGtctgcccagctccagaggcttgGGCCCAGCCCGAGGGGCCCGGCTGAGAACCGGGCCCTGCGGCTCCGTCTCCCAGGCTCTCTTGACCCCGGTGCTCAGTTTCCATTTCCTGCCGGGAGCTCCCAGCGGAGCCGCCCTCGACCTCCAGGCCCCAGCGAGGGGGGCTGTGTCCCCCCCGGGCTCGGACCAGGGGCTACAGCGAGCAGGTGGGGCAAGGGGCTGCCCCCCAGCCGTCACCTCCTGGTGCCCTGTGAGCCTCCCCGCGTCCCCAAGAGACCCCAGCCCAGTCACAGGCCCTCACCACTCGGGACAACAGATCTGGGGGGGgaagagaccccccccccaagccgGGGACAGGTTCAGggttgggctagcagggggctgcgggtcaggagtgaggggcaccggcagagctcgggggcagggctgggctagcaggggctgcggttcgggagtgagggacactagtagagctggggggcagaactgggctaggaggggctgcgggtcaggagtgaggggcactagcagagctgggggggcagaactgggctaggaggggctgcgggtcaggagtgaggggcactagcagagctgagggggcagaactgggctaggaggggctgggggtcaggactgaggggcactagcagagctgggggggcagaactgggctaggaggggctgggggtcaggactgaggggcactagcagagctgggggggcagaactgggctAGCAGAGGCTGtcggtcaggagtgaggggcactagcagagctgagggggcagaactgggctaggaggggctgggagtcaggagtgaggggcactagcagagctgggggggcagaactgggctaggaggggctgcgggtcaggactgaggggcactagcagagctgggggggcagggctgggc encodes the following:
- the LOC127035536 gene encoding collagen alpha-1(XI) chain-like, which encodes MEKSRPSVQGPSRVVPLLLLALLRGPPWAQAAEPVDVLRALGVQDGRDGVSIAAGICTPRRGAEESDFAFRLENSTQLSAPTRQLFPDGHFPEDFSILATLRAQRGSQAFLLSLYDERGVQQLGVEIGRSPVFLYEDQVGQPAPERYPLFSRVSLADGKWHRVALSVEGTNVSLLVDCQAPLTLPLERGPRPIVSTAGVTLLGTRLLDEEVFQGDVQQLLISPDPRAALHYCETFMPGCDVPLPNGLLGLYPEESGPEPTAAPARRKGRKGKRRGKGKRKRNKEQAEQPDTAPTTGPGQEAPTQTASALEVTPSGEEHVTPLPGTAPASTVTISLNLPEAYEDLGEEHRIWVDGDPGANSTEPPDYTLREYEEYNDGEPPGHDTSQERYDPAERRETLRQATREPGQKGEKGEPAAIEPGRRFDGPPGAPGPAGEMGPPGPVGPAGLPGDPGEQVSSRGAGGGGLLEAAEPRGAGGLRNGRHAPRRRGCESLPAPPAD